The nucleotide sequence AGCTCGATTAAAATTTTTAACTTAGATGGGTCATTGGTGCGAGAGGTAGAATTACCCGGACTCGGAAGTGTAGGCGGATTCAACGGAAAGCGCTACGATACAGAAACTTTTTATATGTTTACCGGCTTTACCATGCCCTCCACTATTTATCGTTATGATCTCATTAGTGGAAAAAGTACCCTGTTTCGTCAGCCGCAGGTAGACTTTAACCCGGATGATTATGTGACTGAACAAGTTTTTTATAGCAGTAAAGATGGGACAAAAATCCCCATGTTTATTACTCATAAAAAAGGATTAGTGCTAGATGGGAATAACCCCACTTATCTCTACGCTTATGGCGGCTTTAATGTTTCGATAACGCCGAATTTTTCGGTTAGTAATGTTGTCTGGATGGAGATGGGAGGGGTTTATGCTGTGCCTAATTTACGAGGGGGCGGCGAATATGGCGAAGAATGGCATCAAGCCGGTATGAAGTTAAAAAAACAAACGGTTTTTGAGGATTTTATTGCCGCCGCCGAATGGTTAATTGAAAATAACTATACCTCATCGGAAAAACTCGCTATTGGTGGGGGAAGTAATGGCGGCTTATTGGTGGGTGCTTGTATGACACAACGCCCAGATTTATTTGCGGCGGCTTTACCTTCTGTAGGGGTGATGGATATGCTACGCTTTCATAAATTTACCATTGGTTGGGCTTGGTGTTCTGAATATGGTTCGCCGGAAAATGAGGAAGAATTTAAAGTTCTTTATGCCTATTCTCCTTTACATAATCTCAAACCGGGTACAACTTATCCCTCTACTATGATAACCACTGCTGATCATGATGACCGGGTGGTGCCGGCCCATAGTTTTAAATTTGCGGCAGCTTTGCAAGCGTCTCATCAAGGAGAAAACCCGGTCTTAATTCGCATTGAAACTAAAGCCGGACATGGTGCCGGTAAACCCACTGCGAAAATGATTGAAGAAGTGGCTGATAAATGGGCGTTTTTGGCGGCTACACTCAAAATGAATGGTTTAGGTAAAGGTTAAAAGGAAAATTCGTCGGGTAGGTGAGGCGGCTTTAACTTTTGATACCCAAGGATAAATGACTTTGCCGCCCTAACTTCTGCTTTGAGAGACCCTCTTTTAAATAATTGGAATAAAGGTAGAGTAACACTTTTAAAAGATGCGACTACAATTATCATTAAAGATTAAGACGACCGGTAGTTAATAACTGATAACCTCCCATAAAACAGGCTATAGATAGACAAAACTCCCACAAGCTTGTAGGATTGAGAATGGCACGACTACTAATAAACACCAATAAAATTCCGATTAATAAAGACATCCACCCTACACTTTTAACCCCAGAGGGAAAGAAAAACAAGGCGACAATACCCCCTGTTAAAAATAGGATAGAACCATCTGCGGCAATGCCGCGCCACCAATAGGGTGATACATTGGTGGTAAAGTAAATATTTTGTCCGAGTAAATATATTCCAAGCAATAGCAAAGCTAAACCAATTAATCTAAATAGCATTTCTTCCTCTATCTCCAGTGGGATGATATTTAATAACGATATAACTAGAATACCCTTTTTTTTGAGTAAAGTTGTCATCGCTTGTGGGTTAGGCGGCATTTAACTCTTGACACCTAACGATGAATTACTCATCCCCCGTAACCCATCATCCCAATTTTGGCTAATCCTTTGTGGTGGGTTAAAAACGCCCATTAACTCATCGGTTTATCCTTAAAATTATCGTTACGTCTAACCCATTCTACGAACTAATCTCCTCTAAATCTTGAAATTTTTTTGACCATAACTTAGGAAAAATTAAGCCAGAATTAGCTTTATAATTTTCAAATTCTGGATAACGAGAAAGAGACTGATCTTTTTTTAACATATTCGGTATCCATACCATAGCCACCATAAATCCTAGGATGAGAAAAGGAAGCCAATGTTGAGCTAACATAGCAAAGCTAATATAAATACAAGCTTCTCCTAAATAATTTGGATTTCGACAACGGGCAAAAAAGCCTTCGGTAATTAATCCAGATTTGTATTTAAGAGTATAATATTTCTGAGCATCGCTGCCATAGTGAAGAAAAATTCCAAGAAGATTTAATGAAATAGCAGCAGCCATTAAAGGAAGTGAAGGTTCAGAACGGGTGCTAATTAATATAAAAGGGGCAACCCAGAATAAACTCAACAGCAAAAAGGTAATAATAGCTAACCCAAATGAGAGTTCTTATTCCCATTTTTTATCGGGATATAATTGATCCTTTAATAACCATAATATCCCATAAGTTCCATGTAAAGCAAGATAAACCCAAGCTCCAAGATTATAATTTTGATAAATAGCCATTAAAGCTAGGATAAATACAAAAGTAAGTCCCTTGTGAAGGTTAATAGAATGTTTAGCTTTCATAAATGGATTGTCAAATAGATTTTTGTCCAACAATTGTTGGAGGATTGACCATTAAGGATAACTGGCTTAATTGCAAAGTTAACATCGGTTGACTCAATTTTAACTGATAAAAAGGGCTTTGGGGAGGAATTTCTAAGTGACCTTCCACTAGACCAATATGAGACTTAAATGTACTACTAAAATATAGTAAATCAGTTTCTAAACCGCCAAAACTTTCGCCGCTCAATTGCTGCCGCCATCCAGTGGATAGATTAAAAAAACCTTTCTGATGACGAAAATGACAAAGCTGGCGATGATTTTGAGAAATACTTACGCCCTGATTATCCCAGGTAAATTGAGCCAATTCTTTAGGTAAACCCCAAATTTCTCGGCCACCGGATACCGAGTCCTGATGATCAACGTAAATATGAGAAATGATACTGCCAACTTTTTCCTGATAACGAACGAATGCCGGCACAACAATTAATTCATTGTATTCTAAAACCGAGCCGCCTTGATAATTAGCAAAATATACACCCCCTAGGGTTTTTCCTGGCCAAACTGAAATAATCTCTAATTCAGAAGGAATAAAAGATCGGCTCACGTCGATATCCACTAAATAAACGCTTAAAAAAGCATATCCTTCTAATGTCCAAGGTGCGAGAGGATAAGTCATATTATTCAATATAGTTGATAATTGTATTCTAAAAAAAAACACAGGTACTAGACCTGTGCTAATAGTGATAAAGATGAGAATAATTGTGTCTATTTAGACAAAAATTTTAATCTTCATCATCAGAAAAATCATCAAAATCATCCTCATCATAACCATCATCGGTAGCAAAGAGGTCCCCATCAAACTCATCTTCATCGAGATCATCGCCCTCAGTATAAGCGCGAGCAATATGATCATCGAGAATCATATCCCCATCATCCTCTAAGTCTTTGACTAATAACCGAGATGAACCTGTATCATAAGGAGACATCCTTGGACTATAATCTTCAACCGCCTCTACAGGGGTTAATCCTTGGGGTTCACTATGAATAAACCCAGTCCCTGCCGGAATCAAGCGCCCAATAATCACATTCTCCTTAAGTCCTCGTAACCAATCAGACTTGCCTTCAATAGCCGCCTCTGTCAGCACCCGAGTGGTCTCTTGGAAAGAAGCCGCACTAATAAAGCTATCCGTATTCAGCGACGCTTTCGTAATCCCCAACAACACAGGAGTATAACGGGCCGGCGCACCTCCAGTAATGGCCATGGCCTCATTCACTTGCTCAACTTGGCGCAACTCCACCAACTCACCCGGTAACATAGTGGTATCACCCCCATCATCTATGCGTACCTTAGAAGTCATCTGCCGCACAATCACCTCAATATGTTTATCAGAAATATCAATCCCCTGAGACTGATAAACCGACTGCACCTGCGCCACCAAAAACAACTGAGCTTTTTCCAAACCAATCAAAGCCGCCTCATAAACCCCCTTAATATCCACATACATATTAAAGAAGACTTCCAAGATCTCATGAGGATTAGCCGGCCCATCCGTCAAAGGTTGCCCCGCCGTCACCTGTTGCCCATCGCTGACAATAACATTTTGTCCGGGTAAGATCGGATATTCAGTGATCGTTCCGTCCTCCTCAATCACCTTGACATCCACACTCTCATCTTCCCAATATTCTACCTGAGCGGTTCCGGGCTTACGCGACAGCACACAAGCTTCCTTCGGTTTGCGAGCCTCTAAAAGCTCCTCAATACGCGGCAAACCTTGAATAATATCCCCAGTTTTCGCCCGTTCAAACACCAGCAGCACCAGGTTATCCCCCCGTTGCACCAAATCGCCATCATCGATGTGTAAAATGGCACCGGCAGACACCCGATAAGGACGGGCTATGCGTAGGGTAATTTCATACTCTGACTCTTTTTTCTCAATAGAAATAACCTGGCCTGATTCTTCTATTTGATAATCTGAGGCAATTTCTGTGCCGGCCACCACCAAATCATTAAAACTAACCGATGGTTTAGACGGTACCGTCACTTGCTTAAGGTCTGAATCTCTGACGATCAAAATGCGGCGAATAGCTTCTATGCCGCTTTTAATCCCTCGCACTTGTCCGGCTTCTTTACATTGGATTTCTGTACGGGCCACTACCGCACCAGTGGGAATCTCATCGCCATCTTGAACTAAGACGCGAGTTTGAACACTGCCGCCTAGGGGGTCAATTTCTGTTTCTCTGCGCAGCACGAGGGTTTCTAAAATGACCAACTGTAGCCGCTCTTGGCCATCATTTTCATCGGCTTTTAACTCAATATCTGCGGCAATATTGCTGGCTACAGAATCGGTTTCCTCGTTGCCAATTTCTAAGACCAATTGAGTGCTAAGTAACTGACAGCCATCGACGGATTTTACCCGTTCTCCATCTTTAAAATAGAGACGTTGTACTGAGCGCAATTCAATGGAGCGCCCGCCTTCTTGATTAATAGAACCTTGAGAAGGGGCCGCCGGTTCATCATAAACCGTAAATTCTTCGACCGGACGCAGTAATAAGCCCAATCCTTCGGTGCTTTCTATCCATTCAGCTTGGCGCAGTTCGCTGGTGACTATGCCGGGTAATACCTCTGTTCCTGGAGCGACGATTTGTCCGTTTTCTATGCCCACTTCATCGGGGTCTAAATCGAGATGAAGTTCTCCAGGTTTAATAATAATTTCCCGCAAAATGTCATTTTTCTGAATCACTTCTACTACGCCGGAGGATTGACAATAAATGTCTTTTACCACTTCTTCACCGGCTTCGACATACTGTCCATCTTCTACTTGTAGCAGAGAAATATCTTTATTCACCTCATGAGTTTCTTCAGGTATCCAAAGAATGGTACCTCCTTGCACCACTTCATAACCGATTTTACGATTTCCCCGAGCCACATCAACCCCGGCATATTTAATCACGCCGCCAGTTTTAGTGGTATAGCGATCGTCGATCAACTCCGCCACTACCGCATGATTTTGAACTTTAGTGCCTGGGGTCGCTTTGAGTAAAAATCGCTGTCCATCAGTGGTGTAAATAACATATTGATCGCGCCCGGCGCTACTTTCAATTTTTACCTGAGCTTGATCCAACAATACCGAAGCAGTGACAATGTCAATTTCGCGGCTATTGGGGTCAAAGCGCACTACACCCCCATTGGCCGAGACTAACTTTGTTTCTGCTAAAACGCTGCCCACTTCTACCTTATCGCCATTAGCCACCACCGGCTCGGCCCCTGGGGGTAAATTATAGACTTCGCCGGATAATACCCACAATAAGCCGCCTCTTTGAGCGATACGGGTAGTATTTCCTTGACGGTCGGTTTTTTCTTCTGGCACCACATTGGCAAAAACTACCTCGCCGGCTAAATCTGTGGCTACATCTTTAGTGGCTTTTTCTGTAGAGCGTTGAACTTTTGCACTGGTGACTTCGGCCAGAAGATGTCCTTTTTCGACTTGCTGCCCATCTTCGACAAATATCAGTGAGCCGGGGGTCAGGGAGAAGCTGATCGGAGTTTTTTCTCCAGCTACAATTAGTTCTAGGTCGCCAGCGACTTCCACCTGTTCGCGTTCTTCTCCGTGACGGGTACGGACTCGACGGGTACTAATCCCTTTTAAGCTAATGGTTCCGTCTTGGCTGGCTTTTACCTGACGGGCGACTTCGCCGGTAAATACCCCGCCTGTGTGGAAGGTCCGCATGGTTAATTGTGTACCGGGTTCCCCAATGGATTGAGCGGCAATAATTCCCACTGCTTCGCCTAAATCTACTAGATAGCTGTGGGCTAGACTCCAACCATAGCATTTTTGGCACACCGAGCGCACGGCTTCACAAGTGAGGGGAGAACGGACTTTTACGCGCTCTACTTGCTTACCAATAAAGATGGAGGTATCGTCGTCTATTTCGTCATTTCTCTGAGCGATGATTTTGCCATCTACCACGACATCTTCGGCTAAAGTTCGTCCCATTAGGCGGTCAGACAGGGGTATTAAAACGCGGTCCCCGTCTTTCATCGGTTCTACTACAATGCACCGGTTAGTGCCACAATCATGCTCGCGCACAATCACATCTTGAGCGACATCCACCAGACGACGGGTGAGATATCCACTATCTGCCGTTCGCAGGGCGGTGTCTACTAAGCCTTTACGCGCCCCATAAGAGGAGATGACGTATTCAGTTACGGTTAACCCTTCGCGGAAGTTGGTTTTAATGGGTAAGTCAATAATTTCCCCTTGAGGGTCTGCCATTAGGCCCCGCATCCCGACTAACTGCCGCACTTGGCTCATGTTTCCCCGTGCCCCAGAAAAAGCCATCATATACACTGAATTGAGGGGATCTGTGCGGCGGAAGTTACTGACTACTTCATCTTTGAGTTGCTCTGAGGTGCTATTCCAGGTATCGATCACTTTTTGAAAGCGTTCTACTTCTGTGATTTCGCCTCGGGCATAACGTTGCTCGGTGATGCGAATTTCTTGTTCGGCGCTTTCGAGCATTTTCCGTTTAGCGGGCGGCACGGTCAGGTCTTCGACGCTGATAGAAACACCGGCTTTTGTGGCAAAACGAAAGCCGAGATTTTTCAGTTCATCAGCTAATTGAGCGCAACGGGCAGAACCTTGTTCGCGGAATATTCTGGCGATGAGTTTTTTTAAGCGTCCTTTATCGACAATGTAATTGTAGAACATCTTTTTTTCGGTTAACAGTTAACAGTTAAGTTATTAGTCATTAGTCGTTAGTCATTAGTCGTTAGTCGTTAGTCGGAGCGTTATTAGTTATTGGTTATAAGCAAAGGGATTATGTAAGATGAAATCCTCTTTACGCGCGGACTATTGACTATTGACTATTGACTAAGGACTAATTTAGGCTTCTTCTTCTTGTAGGTCTTCGGTGGTCAAAGATTCATAAGTAGGACGAGAAGGAGTACGACGGCCCATGTCAGCCATTAAATCTACTTCTACATCTCGAGAGGTTCCATCGGTAAGGGTTTCTACTTTATGAACGGCAATATCTAAGCCTAACGATTGTAATTCTCGCATCAAGACTTTAAATGATTCAGGGGTTCCGGGGCGAGGAATGGGTTTTCCTTTAACAATGGCATTAAGAGCTTCATTTCGTCCCTGCATATCGTCAGATTTTACTGTTAGCAGTTCTTGGAGGGTATAAGCCGCGCCATAAGCTTCGAGCGCCCATACTTCCATTTCTCCGAAGCGTTGGCCACCTTGTTGCGCCTTGCCGCCCAAGGGTTGCTGAGTAACCAGAGAATAGGGTCCTGTAGAGCGAGCATGAATTTTATCATCTACTAGGTGAACCAGTTTAAGCATATAAGCTTGTCCGACGGTGACGGGGCGGTCAAAAGGTTCGCCGGTGCGCCCATCATAGACCATTATTTTGCCGGGATGGTCTTGAGAGAAGACCCATTCTTTGCCGGGGCGGTTGGATGCTTGATTTAGCAGTCCATGTACTGTTTCTCGGGAGGCTTCTTCTCCATACATTTCATCAAAGGGCGTAATTTTAAAGCGTACCCCTAAGTTTTCGCCGGCCCATCCTAAAAGGCATTCAAATACTTGTCCGACGTTCATCCGTGAGGGCACACCCAAGGGGTTGAGAACAATATCGACCGGGCGACCATCGGGCAGATAGGGCATATCTTCTATGGGCAGAATACGGGAAATAATCCCTTTATTGCCGTGACGACCGGCCATTTTATCGCCTACTTGGATTTTTCGTTTTTGGGCCACATAGACGCGGACTACCATATTCGCGCCGGGGGGTAATTCATCGCCTTGTTCTCGGGTAAACACGCGCACATCTACTACCCGTCCTTTTTCTCCGTTGGGCACTCGCAGGGAATTATCGCGCACATCTCGAGCTTTTTCGCCGAAAATTGCCCGTAAGAGCTTTTCTTCTGGCGGCTGATCTGATTCTCCTTTGGGGGTCACTTTTCCTACCAGAATATCTCCGGCTTCTACCCAGGCCCCAATGCGAATAATGCCTCGTTCATCTAGGTTTCTTAAAGCGTCTTCGCCTACATTAGGGATTTCTCGGGTAATTTCTTCTGGCCCTAGTTTAGTTTGGCGCGCTTCGATTTCGTATTTTTCTACGTGGATGGAGGTATAAACATCGTCATAGACCAGCCGCTCACTGATGAGGATAGCATCTTCATAGTTGTAGCCTTCCCAAGGCATATAAGCTACTAGAATATTTTGTCCTAGGGCGATTTCTCCGCCTTCGGTGGCTGAACCATCGGCTAATACTTGCCCGGGCACGACTTCTTCTCCCATATATACCAGGGGACGTTGATTGAGACAGGTATCTTGGTTAGAGCGTTGATATTTTTGCAATTCATATTCAATCACTCGCTCTTCGCTTTTAACCTTAACTCTGATGGTCGTCGCGTCTACATGAGTTACTACCCCGTGACTGCGCGAGACGATGACCATCCCTGAATCTCGGGCTGTTTGGGCTTCTAAACCTGTTCCCACGAGAGGACGTTCTGGACGCAGTAGCGGCACTGCCTGACGCTGCATATTAGATCCCATCAGGGCGCGGTTTGCGTCATCATGTTCTAGGAAGGGAATTAAGGAGGTCGCTACTGAGACAATTTGCACCGGCGAAACCGCGACATAATCCACTTGTTCGGGTTCAGTGGTAGAGAATTCTTGACGGTAACGGACCGGCACACTCTCCCCAACAATAACCCCAGCTTCATCGGTAGCTACATCCCCAGGCGCTACGCGAAAATCATCTTCTTCATCGGCGGTGAGATAAACAGGTGCTAATTCTCGACGGACTCGTCCGTTTTCTACGCGATAGTAGGGAGTTTCTATAAATCCATATTGATTGACTCGCGCATATGTGGCTAAAGAGCCTATTAAGCCGGCGTTGGGGCCTTCTGGGGTTTCTACAGGGCAGATTCTTCCGTGATGGGAGGGGTGAATATCTCGCACCGCAAAGCCGGCCCGTTCTCGGGTTAGTCCTCCTGGCCCAAGGGCTGATAAACGTCGTTTGTGGGTTAATTCTGCTAAGGGGTTAGTTTGGTCCATAAATTGAGAGAGTTGGGACGAACCAAAAAATTCTTTAATAGCCGCCACGAGGGGTTTGGGGTTGACCAAAGAAGCCGGGGTTAAACTATCGGCTTCACTGACTGTCATGCGTTCGCGAATAATTCTTTCTAGGCGGTTGAGTCCTACTCTGACCTGGTTTTGTAGTAATTCTCCCACTGAACGCACCCGACGGTTGCCCAAATGGTCGATATCATCGGTGCTGCCAATGTCGAATTCTAGGTTTATTAGGTAGTCGATAGCGGCTAAGATATCTTCTTGTCTGAGGACTCGGATGGTATCTGCTACGTTTAGCCGCAGTTTTTTATTGAGTTTATATCGTCCGACTCTTCCTAAATCGTAGCGTTTGTTGTCAAAGAAACGAGACTCGAGTAATAATTGTCCGCCGCTTACGGTTGGGGGTTCCCCGGGTCGCAGTTTGCGGTAGAGTTCTAAGAGGGCTTCTTCTTCACTGGGGTTGCCTTCTTTGTCTAGGGTTTTTTGATAGAAGTCGGGATGACGTAGGGCATCAAGGATTTCATTATCGGATAATCCGATGGCTTTTAAGAGAACTTGTGCCGATAGTTTGCGAGTTTTGTCTATTCTGACCCAGACTAATCCGTTTTTATCGGTTTCAAACTTTAACCAAGCTCCCCGGTTGGGAATTAAAGAAGCCGAGTAGGTCCGACGACCATTTTTGTCGTATTCGCATTTATAATACACCCCCGGTGAGCGGACAATTTGGTTAACAATGACCCGTTCGGCCCCGTTGATAATAAATGTTCCCCGTTCTGTCATCAAGGGCAAGTCGCCAATAAATACTTCTTGTTCTTTGATATTGCCCGTTTCTTTGTTGATTAAGCGGGTGGGAACATACATTTGTACTGAATAGGTACTATCGCGCCGCTTAGCTTCATCTACAGCATATTTAGGCTCTTTGAGTTTGTAGTCTTGTCCTAAAAAGTGTAATTCTAATTTACCGGTATAGTCAGTAATGGGGGAAAAACTGTCTAGTTCTTCGATTAATCCTTCTTCGAGAAACCACCGAAAACTCGAGCGTTGTATGGAGATTAAATCAGGGAGAAGGTTATAAGTTAGGTTGCTCATGAGGTCGGATTTTCGTATAGGTTAAGGGTGGGTGATTAGCGGTCTGTTGTTGAGGGTTAATTTTGGCTCAAATCTAAGGTTAGATTTTCCCGTTATCAACCATCAACCCTCTTTAGTGGGTTAAATCCCACAGGAGGCTAAAAGCATAACTTTTAATTTTTATTAGCATTTTTTTCAGCAGTTTCTATGTTTAATTTAAATAACCTACAGGCGTTTTCGGTTGTTTGTTGAGCGAGAGTTTCTAAAGAAACATTTCTAATTTGGGCAACCGCTTCGGCCACATAACGCACAAAAGCCGGCTCATTGCGTTTTCCTCGCTTGGGCACCGGGGCTAAAAAAGGACAATCTGTTTCGATCAATAAACGATTTTCGGGAACGATTAAGGCTGATTCTTGCACTGAATTGGCTTTTTTAAAGGTCACAATTCCACTAAAGCTGATATAAAAACCTAAATCTAAAAACCATTGGGTTTCTTCGCTGTTTCCTCCCCAACAGTGCATGACTCCTTCTACTGGATCATATTGACTCCAAAAGGATTCTAACAGTTCTCTCAAGGCGGCGGCGGCAGAGCGACAATGGATAATTACGGGTTTATTTAATTGGTGGGCGATTTCTAGCTGTGTCCAGAGAACTTCTTTTTGCTGTTGGATATTATCGGCTTTATAGTAGTCTAAGCCAATTTCCCCAATGGCCACGACTCGCTGATCTGATTTAGCAAGGCTTAAAATTTCTGATGCCATTTCGGGTTTCCACTTCGAGGCATCTAGGGGATGAAGTCCAACGGCAAAAGAAAGTTCCGGGATTTGATCGGCGATCGCTCTTATGCTCTTAAATTCTCCAGGTTCTACGCAGGAGTGAACTAAATGAACTACTTCAGCTTCTCGCCAGCGACTCGATAACGAGGTTAGCTCCCCACCAAAGACATCGAAGTTTAAGTGAACATGAGTATCTATTAACTTCATTTACCCCTCATTGCTGTTCAGACAGCCCATTTCTTATGGTAATGATTAATTGGATTTTTTGTTCAGGTGGAGGGAACTTTTTATGACGGCTCTCAGTTTAGGACCGATGCGATCGCATCGGGAACCGATGAGCTTATGAAGCCGCCGTTACCTTTTTGAGCGCGTTAGCGAGTCGAGCTTTTTTCCTCGCTCCGTTGTTACGGTGCAATACTCGCCGTTTGACTGCCTTATCGATTTTACTATAGGCGGCTGATAGAGCTTGATTTACGGCTGCTTGGCTTTCTTCGCTCGGGTTAGCCGTATGTTGATCTACCGCCACCAAGAATTTTTTCATCAGCGTTTTCACGGCTGATTTATAGGCTTTGTTACGCAGGCGGTTGCGTTCAGCTATTTCAATACGTTTAATTGCAGACTTTATATTGGCCACAGTCGTACTTATAAAACGGTTGCTTAGGTTAACATTGACAAAAACGGATCAGAACTGCCATTATAACAACTTTATCTGATCCTTGACAAGTTGTGTCAGCAGTCACAATAGATCGGTTTTAGAGAGGGCGTTTGATCTGATCAGCCAATTCGGCGAGCAAACTGAAATCCAAGGTAAGCTAGAAGGTAACTATTGGGATCGGTAAGGCAAAGAGTGTTTTTTACACTGATGCCGAAACAGTTCTCAATTACTATACTAGACTAGCCAGCCGTTGCAAAGAGTGGGGATTTGGACTCCATGCTGCGAATTATAACTCAGCAGACTGAGGCACAAACAGAGCTTAAGCGCATTCGGGATCGCACCCGCGATTTAGAGTTTCGCCAAGCAGAAGAGACCGTCAGAGACATTTTAGACGCGGTTAAGCGTAAGGGAAATCAGGCACTGATAGATTATACAGAACCGTTTTCTCAGCAGGTACTTAACCCACAACAATTAAAAGTTAGTGGCTCAGACCTTGATGCGGCTTATCAACAAATTTCTAAGGAAGCTCTGGTGGCAATTCAGCAAGCTTGCCGGCAAATCGAAAATTTTCATCGCCAGCGTCTTCCTAAATCTTGGGTTCAGTTTCAAGAGGATGATGTGGTACTGGGAAGGCGTTACCAAGCAGTAGAGCGAGCGGGTTTATATGTGCCTGATGCGCCCTTTCCCCTGATGAGTTTGGTACTATTACAAGCTATCCCCGCTAAAGTGGCTTCTGTGGGTCAAATTGTCATGGTCACTCCGCCTAATACCACAGGAAAAATTCATCCGGCTCTTTTAGTGGCGGCAATAGAAGCGGGAGTCACTGATATTTATCGCCTTGGTGGGGCTTTGGCCATTGGCGCTTTAGCTTACGGGACCGAAACCATCCCTAAAGTTGATGTCATTACAGGGCTAGGCAATATTTATGTAACCCTGGCAAAAAAGATGGTCTATGACTCGGTGAAAATCGATGCTTTGGCGGAAGCTTCTGAATTGGTGATTATTGCTGATGATAGTGCTAATCCTATGGCGATTGCGGCTGATTTAGTGGGCCAAGCTGAACGGACTCCTTTAGCGGCTTCGATTTTGTTGACTACCGATGCGGATATGGCTTCGACGGTGAGTCAGCAGGTGGCTCAACAATTACAGCATCACCCCCAAAGGATTTTAACCGAGAAGGCACTCGCTCATTATGGGTTAATTGTAGTGGTGAACTCTCTTGTTGAGGCGGTGCAGTTATCTAATTTCTTTGCTCCTCAACATTTGGAATTAGCGGTATCTGAGCCTTGGGAACTTTTAGAACAGGTTCGTCATGCTGGGGCGATTTTTTTGGGCACTTCTACGCCTATGATGGTGGGGGATTTCTTGGGAGGTTCGGCTATGTCTGTGGCTACTGCCGGGGCGGTACGTTATGCTTCTGCTTTGGGAGTAGAAACCTTTATGAAGCATTCTAATTTGATCGAATATTCTCCTGTAGCTTTAAAGAAAATGTCTAATACGCTTCAAGTTCTTGCTCAAGCTGAAGGATTATTTGCTGGGGTTGAGTCAATCAGATTACGTACAGAAGCCCAAGAGACTGATGATAATCAATTGTAAAAGTGACGCGCGTCAGCCCTTTTAAAGTCTAGTAGGGTGCGTTAGACGCATAGTCAAGTTAATGAATGAGAAATTTACCTAAAATAGTTTAAATGATCATAAGCATTGATCGCTATTCCCTAGACATTGGTTAAGATAAAAATATAAAGAGCGTGCGGCTAGTCTCTCTTCAACCACTGGAATATTTCGGTTTGTCTCTATCAGGATGGAAAAACAATGGATAAAGATACAAAATTTGGCTTACTTGCCATAGGACTTCCTTTCATCGGTTTAGTGTATTGTGGAATCATTCTCGCTGTTCTAATCATGTATCCTTGGGCACGAGAACATCCTATTATCA is from Gloeothece verrucosa PCC 7822 and encodes:
- the hisD gene encoding histidinol dehydrogenase, with amino-acid sequence MLRIITQQTEAQTELKRIRDRTRDLEFRQAEETVRDILDAVKRKGNQALIDYTEPFSQQVLNPQQLKVSGSDLDAAYQQISKEALVAIQQACRQIENFHRQRLPKSWVQFQEDDVVLGRRYQAVERAGLYVPDAPFPLMSLVLLQAIPAKVASVGQIVMVTPPNTTGKIHPALLVAAIEAGVTDIYRLGGALAIGALAYGTETIPKVDVITGLGNIYVTLAKKMVYDSVKIDALAEASELVIIADDSANPMAIAADLVGQAERTPLAASILLTTDADMASTVSQQVAQQLQHHPQRILTEKALAHYGLIVVVNSLVEAVQLSNFFAPQHLELAVSEPWELLEQVRHAGAIFLGTSTPMMVGDFLGGSAMSVATAGAVRYASALGVETFMKHSNLIEYSPVALKKMSNTLQVLAQAEGLFAGVESIRLRTEAQETDDNQL